A genomic region of Lentisphaera araneosa HTCC2155 contains the following coding sequences:
- a CDS encoding DNA polymerase III subunit beta, with the protein MIQFKYNELQQIKTNFARVLSKSSNKFLSQVCVEIFAKGFQLTATNLSETLVYRSKEQGGTPSEFLISPETLKRIVAGMKRGDSVVLRYEEEKLQVKFSNGMSLSYLTIDSVNYPETLSELKSTEGLDASDLIVNYRRAYNTASTDPAKDVLNSIFFDSEAHKLVATDGRRLLNIKTELQVKQDTLIPLTKVLKVSKIFEEESLIKVDHKTIQIANSSWLYQCQQVEGGYPNWRTVVPESYESTIDLSGCELAFFCDTIRQLQSDKGEHSLHWHDNKLIFAVNDESGQRAASIVGAQSNDSPKSFAVDPNFLLDALIAAHGDVQIHLTDASSPICISSSNTQSVIMPKRGSDFKVIKAHIQEKYGAPKAKETSTKTIQQKENPIMNENTEVSAIEEINQTIEHLLEIQAEAKSKADEAHKLIRDSQAGLKSLARQLKAYEKDTLKKLKEYQQTQVLISKLQKVAA; encoded by the coding sequence ATGATTCAATTTAAGTACAATGAACTGCAACAAATTAAAACCAATTTTGCTCGAGTACTCAGCAAGAGTAGTAACAAATTTCTCAGTCAGGTTTGTGTCGAAATTTTTGCTAAGGGCTTTCAACTCACGGCAACTAATCTGAGTGAAACGCTTGTGTACCGTTCTAAAGAACAGGGGGGTACGCCGAGTGAATTTCTCATTAGCCCCGAGACACTCAAAAGAATCGTTGCGGGCATGAAACGTGGCGACTCAGTGGTGCTTCGTTATGAAGAAGAAAAACTTCAAGTGAAATTCTCTAATGGGATGAGTTTAAGCTATCTCACGATTGATTCAGTCAATTACCCCGAAACATTAAGTGAACTCAAATCAACTGAGGGCTTAGATGCAAGTGATTTAATTGTTAATTACCGTCGTGCATACAACACAGCATCGACTGATCCGGCTAAAGATGTGCTCAATAGCATTTTCTTTGACTCGGAGGCACATAAGCTTGTGGCTACTGATGGTCGGCGCTTATTAAATATTAAAACTGAATTACAAGTTAAGCAAGATACCCTCATTCCTCTAACGAAGGTGTTGAAAGTCTCTAAGATTTTCGAAGAGGAGAGTTTAATCAAAGTGGATCATAAAACGATTCAGATTGCGAACTCATCCTGGTTGTATCAGTGTCAGCAAGTTGAGGGGGGGTATCCAAACTGGCGAACGGTCGTTCCCGAGAGCTACGAATCGACAATTGACTTAAGTGGCTGCGAATTGGCTTTCTTTTGCGACACTATTCGTCAGCTTCAGTCTGATAAAGGTGAGCATAGTCTACATTGGCATGACAATAAATTAATCTTTGCGGTGAACGATGAAAGTGGTCAACGCGCCGCAAGTATTGTTGGTGCTCAAAGTAATGACTCACCCAAGTCTTTTGCAGTCGATCCAAACTTCTTATTAGATGCATTAATTGCAGCTCATGGAGACGTCCAAATTCATCTTACCGATGCTAGTTCTCCGATCTGTATAAGTTCATCCAATACCCAAAGTGTAATCATGCCGAAGCGTGGATCCGACTTCAAAGTTATTAAGGCGCACATTCAAGAAAAGTATGGCGCGCCAAAAGCTAAAGAAACTTCAACAAAAACAATTCAACAAAAGGAAAATCCCATTATGAATGAAAACACAGAAGTAAGTGCTATTGAAGAGATTAATCAAACGATTGAACATCTCCTAGAAATCCAGGCTGAGGCTAAGTCCAAGGCTGATGAAGCGCACAAGTTGATCCGTGACTCTCAAGCCGGATTAAAATCATTGGCGCGCCAGCTCAAAGCCTATGAGAAAGATACTCTAAAGAAACTCAAGGAGTATCAGCAAACTCAGGTCCTGATTAGTAAACTGCAAAAAGTAGCCGCTTAG
- a CDS encoding DUF2787 family protein, translated as MNIQNLLLPMNKKLNEILAAIIIDNDLGRTAFTLNFRDPSYSADSGGFHTVELRVNEQELIQYITDFAYVGHGPYAELVKEIDFGFQHKRFTHIGRNYPIAHGAELFKIWQKNFVAYYNMGIYDLEVNSS; from the coding sequence ATGAATATCCAAAATTTGTTATTACCCATGAACAAGAAGCTCAATGAAATTCTAGCGGCGATTATTATTGACAATGATCTCGGGCGAACAGCTTTTACGCTGAATTTTCGCGACCCAAGCTATTCCGCTGACTCGGGTGGGTTCCACACAGTAGAATTACGTGTGAATGAACAAGAACTTATTCAGTACATCACTGATTTTGCATATGTTGGCCACGGTCCATACGCTGAACTTGTGAAAGAAATTGACTTCGGTTTTCAACACAAGAGATTTACTCACATCGGACGTAATTACCCCATCGCTCATGGAGCGGAACTCTTCAAGATTTGGCAAAAGAATTTTGTAGCTTATTACAATATGGGGATTTATGACCTTGAGGTCAATTCAAGCTAA
- a CDS encoding RecB family exonuclease has translation MNTELNFAELRKDPHWSFSALNSILNICSMQYAFGRIYKEIPEFVPMNLVFGKAFHRGASYLYNLHKDMQEPEENELNDFFAHALQTEVNDSRFDVPLAEGKEIDDYILKGQEMLQALAENLDPDDEVVDTDVPFRVNLPGSKPLIGEFDAVVENKGRIIIVDFKTSASKWPAIKCHKDLQATAYLYALRQGIDSRESLFRYDVITKAKTPTVTRYMTNRTQTDFNRFIQLVHMADRVVEQEMYYPHETSFACGGCQYSGACTSWQTCQAGKAQQVA, from the coding sequence ATGAATACTGAACTTAACTTTGCTGAATTGCGCAAGGATCCCCACTGGAGTTTTTCCGCACTGAATTCGATCCTCAATATTTGTTCGATGCAGTATGCTTTTGGTCGTATCTATAAGGAGATACCAGAGTTCGTGCCGATGAATTTAGTGTTCGGCAAAGCTTTTCATCGAGGAGCAAGTTATCTCTATAATCTGCATAAAGATATGCAAGAACCCGAGGAGAATGAGTTGAATGACTTTTTCGCTCACGCTCTTCAGACTGAGGTTAATGACTCGCGCTTTGATGTGCCTCTTGCCGAAGGTAAGGAAATCGATGATTATATATTGAAGGGTCAGGAGATGCTCCAGGCCTTAGCCGAGAATCTTGATCCCGATGATGAAGTTGTCGATACTGATGTTCCCTTTAGGGTCAATCTGCCTGGTTCAAAACCACTCATCGGTGAGTTTGATGCCGTGGTGGAGAACAAGGGACGTATTATTATTGTGGACTTTAAGACTTCCGCCTCCAAATGGCCTGCGATTAAATGCCATAAAGACCTTCAAGCGACGGCTTACTTGTACGCTTTGCGCCAGGGGATAGATAGTCGTGAATCGCTCTTTAGATACGACGTTATCACCAAGGCTAAGACTCCGACTGTAACACGCTACATGACCAATCGTACTCAAACGGATTTTAATCGTTTCATCCAGTTGGTGCATATGGCAGATAGAGTCGTTGAGCAAGAGATGTACTACCCACATGAAACTAGCTTTGCTTGTGGCGGATGTCAGTACTCTGGAGCTTGTACTTCTTGGCAGACTTGTCAGGCGGGAAAAGCTCAGCAAGTGGCATGA
- a CDS encoding HEAT repeat domain-containing protein: MSQFNEKYKSDPRSSREIIQLYRSEIEDDDSSTSLATVHYRSSQEEFDLGLEYCQSEDRWDRATGADVLAQLDWEKKAFYKETVDVLLSLLSDENTEVLYCATVGLGHRHDARAIPDLLKLVDHESEDVRYGVVHGLSRYEDPGAIAALITLSKDSDEDIRNWAIFGLGSQIETDTPEIRQALFEALDEPHDEARGEALVGLAERGDERVVSALLEEWQLDSVGILSLEAAELIADPRLNETLIDLQKSLNLDDDARMEAQLERSLKACAQK, from the coding sequence ATGAGTCAATTTAATGAAAAGTATAAATCTGACCCACGATCAAGTCGTGAAATTATACAGCTATACCGCTCCGAGATTGAGGATGATGATTCTTCTACGAGCTTGGCTACGGTTCATTACCGTAGCAGCCAAGAGGAGTTTGACCTGGGACTCGAATATTGCCAAAGTGAAGACCGCTGGGATCGCGCCACAGGTGCAGATGTACTCGCTCAGCTCGACTGGGAGAAAAAGGCATTTTATAAAGAAACCGTAGATGTGCTGTTGTCGCTCTTGTCAGATGAGAACACTGAAGTTCTCTATTGTGCTACAGTCGGACTCGGTCACCGACATGATGCTCGTGCCATACCTGACCTCCTAAAACTTGTGGATCATGAAAGCGAGGACGTACGCTATGGCGTGGTACATGGACTAAGCAGATATGAAGATCCGGGTGCGATTGCCGCTCTCATCACATTGAGCAAAGATTCCGATGAAGATATTCGCAATTGGGCCATCTTTGGCTTGGGCTCACAAATTGAAACCGATACACCTGAGATTCGTCAGGCTTTATTCGAGGCCTTAGATGAACCTCATGATGAGGCGCGTGGTGAAGCCTTGGTCGGTTTGGCTGAACGAGGTGATGAAAGAGTTGTGAGTGCCTTGCTAGAGGAATGGCAATTGGACTCGGTTGGGATTCTCAGCCTTGAAGCTGCCGAACTTATAGCAGATCCCCGTTTAAATGAAACTTTAATCGATTTACAAAAAAGCCTGAATCTCGATGACGATGCCCGCATGGAAGCACAACTTGAAAGAAGCCTTAAGGCCTGTGCTCAAAAATAA
- a CDS encoding JAB domain-containing protein, whose product MQPELIKFPVKEHWAYEVKAVRQPVPGLKPVQANQPEAVFDFLKTIGVADEAQEVFIVLVLNTKNFITGYCEVSRGLVDRTHVACREVFRPALINGASKIIVVHNHPSGVLTPSHQDRTITNNLQEAGELLGVEVIDHLIVGYCLNKQKHHFLSFRQEGFMSISKQQAA is encoded by the coding sequence ATGCAGCCAGAACTGATTAAGTTCCCCGTAAAGGAACACTGGGCTTATGAGGTAAAAGCTGTTCGTCAGCCTGTACCAGGTCTAAAACCTGTTCAGGCGAATCAACCAGAGGCCGTGTTTGATTTTCTCAAAACGATTGGGGTCGCGGATGAAGCGCAAGAAGTTTTTATCGTCCTTGTTTTAAATACTAAGAACTTCATTACTGGCTACTGCGAAGTGAGTCGTGGCTTAGTTGACCGCACGCACGTAGCCTGTCGAGAGGTGTTTCGTCCAGCTTTGATTAACGGCGCGAGTAAAATAATCGTGGTTCATAATCACCCCTCGGGAGTCCTTACTCCATCTCATCAGGATCGAACAATAACTAATAACTTACAAGAGGCTGGCGAACTGCTCGGCGTTGAGGTCATTGACCACCTGATTGTGGGCTATTGCTTAAACAAACAAAAACATCATTTCCTGAGTTTTCGGCAGGAAGGATTCATGTCAATATCAAAACAACAAGCCGCCTAA